One genomic segment of Kordiimonas sp. SCSIO 12603 includes these proteins:
- a CDS encoding group III truncated hemoglobin produces the protein MIEENPNTALTRDRVSIGRFVRAFYSEIRKHSVLGPIFEEKVGDHWEEHFETLTDFWMNVLLGARTFKGNPFGVHRQVTALKEEHFAMWLGIFHPVAKRMLEPDMAVAASEKAERIASSLKNGLFFRI, from the coding sequence ATGATTGAAGAAAACCCAAATACAGCGCTTACAAGAGACAGAGTATCAATAGGTCGTTTCGTACGTGCCTTTTACAGTGAAATACGTAAACACAGTGTTCTCGGGCCAATCTTTGAGGAAAAGGTTGGCGATCACTGGGAAGAGCATTTTGAGACACTCACCGATTTTTGGATGAATGTTCTGCTTGGTGCGCGCACCTTTAAAGGCAATCCATTTGGAGTTCACCGTCAGGTAACCGCCTTAAAGGAAGAGCATTTCGCCATGTGGCTAGGAATATTTCATCCCGTAGCCAAGAGAATGCTTGAGCCCGATATGGCCGTAGCCGCTTCAGAAAAAGCAGAACGTATCGCCAGCAGTCTAAAAAACGGATTATTCTTCCGGATATAG
- a CDS encoding M48 family metallopeptidase, whose translation MTEVRYLRIGSEDIPLRVRRNAQAKRMTLRVDRTSGDIKVTIPKRISEKAVNQFLNAHMDWIVNERTKLSLEPIKEGMKLPYLGEKRKLVFTGIAPRSVKCLSDEIQVGGPFDMAAGRLEKWFRAQAKEKLEVACRRYADQLEVSYGRISIGDMKSRWGSCSSSGTLRFNWRLVLAPSTVLDYVAAHEVSHLLEMNHSERFWAHVARCMPDFDIQRKWLKREGGGLFSYQFD comes from the coding sequence TTGACCGAGGTACGTTATCTACGGATTGGTAGTGAAGATATTCCCCTGAGAGTGCGGCGGAATGCTCAAGCCAAACGCATGACCTTAAGAGTGGACCGAACCAGCGGTGATATTAAAGTTACTATACCGAAACGAATTAGTGAAAAGGCCGTAAATCAATTTCTGAATGCTCACATGGATTGGATAGTGAACGAGCGCACGAAGCTCTCACTTGAACCAATCAAGGAAGGGATGAAGCTTCCTTATCTGGGCGAGAAAAGGAAGCTTGTTTTTACCGGTATCGCCCCACGTTCTGTTAAATGCCTGAGCGACGAAATTCAAGTGGGTGGCCCGTTCGATATGGCTGCCGGACGGCTGGAGAAATGGTTTCGGGCCCAAGCTAAAGAAAAACTGGAGGTCGCCTGTAGACGATATGCTGACCAGTTAGAGGTTTCTTATGGTCGTATTAGTATTGGGGATATGAAAAGCCGTTGGGGAAGTTGTTCTTCCAGTGGTACCTTGCGCTTCAATTGGAGACTGGTGTTGGCACCGTCTACAGTTCTTGATTATGTGGCCGCCCATGAAGTTTCGCATTTGTTGGAAATGAATCATTCTGAGCGGTTTTGGGCACATGTAGCCCGCTGTATGCCTGATTTTGACATACAGCGGAAATGGCTGAAGAGAGAAGGTGGTGGTTTATTTAGTTATCAATTTGACTGA
- a CDS encoding YcgN family cysteine cluster protein codes for MSFWKEKALSEMSRDEWESLCDGCGKCCLHKLEDEDTGEIHHTDVACRFLDPVKITCGKYLTRQRYVGNCVVMSPDLLDTLPWMPSTCAYRLLHEGKDLYDWHPLVSGDRESVHKAGQSVRGKAVDEREAGDFEDHLVEWPA; via the coding sequence ATGTCATTCTGGAAAGAAAAAGCTCTGTCTGAGATGTCTCGTGATGAATGGGAATCGCTTTGTGATGGGTGTGGTAAATGCTGCCTCCACAAACTTGAAGATGAAGATACAGGCGAAATTCATCATACAGATGTAGCGTGCCGTTTTCTTGATCCCGTAAAAATCACTTGCGGAAAATATCTCACTCGCCAGCGCTATGTGGGGAACTGCGTTGTGATGTCGCCAGATTTGTTGGATACATTACCTTGGATGCCAAGTACCTGTGCATACCGCCTGCTTCATGAAGGTAAAGATCTTTATGATTGGCATCCGCTTGTGAGCGGAGATAGGGAAAGTGTTCATAAGGCCGGACAATCCGTACGCGGGAAAGCGGTGGATGAGCGCGAAGCTGGTGATTTTGAAGATCATCTTGTTGAATGGCCAGCTTAG
- a CDS encoding SCO family protein — MKAIRLVAWIAVAIAAVVAYVSFNSGGNKTSGPGGPFVLTAHTGEKISSKSFHGKYQLIYFGYSYCPDVCRIELHKLTTALNILEEEGYDTSPIQPVFISVDPERDSVKELADYVLDYHPNLIAFTGSVQEIADVAKQYRVYYAKREQEGYDGYLMDHQSYIFVMDKDGKYNRLFSSKDKPQDIANTFKPVLEKK; from the coding sequence ATGAAAGCAATCAGGCTCGTTGCATGGATCGCGGTAGCTATAGCTGCGGTTGTGGCTTATGTAAGTTTTAATAGTGGCGGAAACAAGACCTCAGGTCCAGGTGGTCCGTTTGTACTGACGGCCCATACAGGCGAAAAAATCTCTAGTAAAAGCTTTCACGGCAAGTATCAGCTTATTTATTTTGGATATAGTTATTGCCCCGATGTATGTCGGATAGAGCTCCATAAACTCACTACTGCTCTGAATATCCTTGAGGAAGAAGGATATGATACCAGTCCTATTCAGCCGGTATTTATTTCAGTAGATCCGGAGAGGGATTCCGTTAAAGAGTTGGCGGATTATGTTCTGGATTATCACCCGAATTTGATCGCTTTCACAGGCTCTGTTCAGGAAATTGCTGATGTTGCAAAGCAGTACCGGGTATATTACGCGAAGCGAGAACAGGAAGGATATGATGGCTATTTGATGGACCATCAGAGCTATATTTTCGTAATGGACAAAGACGGTAAATATAATCGCCTGTTCTCCAGCAAGGATAAACCACAGGATATTGCGAATACTTTTAAGCCGGTGCTTGAGAAGAAATAG
- a CDS encoding ankyrin repeat domain-containing protein: MKKQFILILATLFLGLSSISLPAVATPQFELLRAVERGDIEEVKSLLKKGVSPNTRKRSDGIPAMLIIADKRNLAMMKMFLEAGANPNISDRTRGVTPLMKRASVGDNEMVKLLLAFKADPNRADIGQETALMKAVRARKSKTVQLLLEAGADPNVQDLTGKTALEYAKISRNRRMVKLLQDAGATY; encoded by the coding sequence ATGAAAAAGCAGTTTATTTTAATATTAGCCACCTTATTTTTAGGGCTGTCATCTATATCACTTCCGGCAGTAGCAACACCACAGTTTGAATTGTTACGTGCTGTTGAAAGAGGCGACATCGAAGAAGTTAAAAGCCTGCTTAAAAAAGGTGTGTCCCCCAATACAAGAAAACGATCAGATGGCATTCCTGCTATGTTGATCATCGCTGACAAGCGTAATCTTGCCATGATGAAGATGTTTCTGGAAGCTGGTGCAAACCCAAATATTTCTGATCGTACGCGCGGCGTAACACCACTGATGAAACGCGCATCAGTAGGCGATAATGAAATGGTAAAATTGCTGCTTGCCTTCAAAGCAGACCCGAATCGTGCTGATATCGGTCAGGAAACAGCTCTTATGAAAGCTGTACGAGCGCGGAAATCAAAAACTGTACAATTGTTACTTGAAGCTGGCGCTGATCCGAACGTACAGGACCTTACAGGTAAAACGGCACTTGAGTATGCCAAAATTTCTCGCAATCGCCGAATGGTAAAATTATTACAAGATGCGGGGGCTACCTATTAA
- a CDS encoding ActS/PrrB/RegB family redox-sensitive histidine kinase yields MASSENEQNIIQMMDPALRQGNGVRLGTLIMIRWMAVAGQMLSLLTVHYILGFDIRPEMTFTVVFISGMMNLWFSLREDLNTRLSDKQSTWHMVFDLLHLSTLLFLTGGLSNPFIVLMLAPSSVSASILSPRSTKVLIAISVVLVTALAYTPFPLPWDGPAPNVDDILKAGIWISLCFTLVFLAMYMSRVSKEGQDRAKALAATQAALEQEQRLAALGTLAAAAAHELGTPLGTILLVAKELQNHCKGQDEQTKLDIELIIDQTSRCREILAEISQKRKAGDAEHFTYLGIEAILREAGHPHEMRGVKVKYSSEGPDNLIIRRTPEQIHAFRTIVENATGFAENEVHVQAKWDNEHLHVIVEDDGPGFDPQIVKRLGEPYVTTRQPTPGKDGGLGLGLFISKTLLERTGAVMSFKNATIGGARVELNWPRSALQEEPDFSDEEELA; encoded by the coding sequence ATGGCCTCCAGCGAGAACGAACAAAATATCATTCAGATGATGGACCCGGCCCTCCGCCAAGGTAACGGTGTAAGGCTTGGCACCCTTATTATGATCCGCTGGATGGCGGTAGCTGGGCAAATGCTCTCTCTGCTTACTGTGCACTATATTCTTGGCTTTGATATCCGCCCAGAGATGACATTCACTGTAGTGTTTATTTCCGGTATGATGAACCTTTGGTTCTCTCTAAGGGAAGATTTAAACACACGCCTTTCAGACAAACAGTCGACGTGGCATATGGTGTTTGATTTGCTTCATTTGTCTACTTTGCTGTTTTTAACTGGCGGCTTATCAAACCCCTTCATTGTGTTGATGCTTGCCCCTTCCAGTGTATCGGCATCAATCCTTAGCCCGCGCAGTACCAAAGTACTCATCGCGATTTCTGTGGTTTTGGTAACTGCACTTGCCTATACGCCATTTCCCCTTCCATGGGATGGGCCTGCACCAAATGTAGATGATATTCTGAAAGCTGGCATTTGGATCAGTCTTTGTTTCACGCTTGTATTTCTGGCTATGTATATGTCGAGGGTCAGTAAAGAAGGTCAGGACCGGGCAAAGGCACTTGCTGCAACGCAAGCTGCCTTGGAGCAAGAACAACGCCTAGCAGCTCTCGGAACGCTGGCCGCTGCCGCCGCTCATGAACTGGGTACACCGCTTGGGACCATTCTGCTTGTTGCCAAGGAACTACAAAACCACTGCAAAGGCCAAGACGAGCAAACCAAACTTGATATCGAGTTGATTATTGATCAAACCAGTCGTTGCCGTGAAATTCTGGCAGAAATTAGCCAGAAGAGAAAAGCCGGAGATGCAGAACATTTCACATATCTGGGTATTGAAGCAATTCTCAGAGAAGCTGGTCATCCTCATGAGATGCGCGGTGTAAAGGTGAAATACAGCAGCGAAGGCCCTGATAATTTAATTATTCGCCGCACACCTGAGCAAATCCACGCGTTCAGAACGATCGTAGAAAACGCTACTGGTTTCGCAGAAAATGAGGTTCATGTTCAAGCCAAATGGGACAATGAACATCTACATGTAATTGTAGAAGACGATGGCCCTGGCTTTGATCCACAAATTGTGAAACGTCTAGGCGAACCTTATGTTACAACAAGGCAGCCAACACCTGGTAAAGATGGCGGCTTAGGCTTGGGGCTATTCATCTCCAAGACCTTACTGGAACGCACAGGTGCAGTAATGAGTTTCAAAAATGCCACAATCGGTGGCGCACGCGTAGAATTAAACTGGCCTCGCTCAGCCTTACAGGAAGAGCCTGATTTCTCAGATGAGGAGGAGTTAGCATGA
- a CDS encoding ActR/PrrA/RegA family redox response regulator transcription factor, which yields MTQETPAKTLLIVEDDKAFRNRLALSMERKGFTVYAAEGIEEGSILAAEHRPQYAVVDMRLEDGNGLDLVPQLRQIRPDIRVVILTGYGNIASAVAAVKAGAVDYLAKPADPDQIEKTLLTLEGHMPPPPENPMSADRVKWEHIQRVYELCDRNVSETARRLNMHRRTLQRILAKRSPQ from the coding sequence ATGACTCAAGAAACACCAGCAAAAACCCTTCTAATCGTAGAAGACGATAAAGCTTTCCGTAACCGTCTTGCCCTAAGCATGGAACGGAAAGGTTTCACTGTTTATGCCGCAGAAGGCATTGAAGAAGGCAGTATTCTGGCCGCTGAACATCGCCCTCAATATGCTGTCGTTGATATGCGTTTGGAAGATGGTAACGGACTTGATTTAGTACCTCAATTACGTCAAATCCGCCCCGATATCCGCGTAGTTATTTTGACAGGATACGGAAACATCGCCAGCGCTGTAGCAGCAGTTAAAGCCGGCGCCGTAGATTATCTTGCAAAACCGGCAGACCCTGACCAGATCGAGAAAACACTCCTAACCCTCGAAGGGCATATGCCACCACCGCCAGAAAACCCTATGTCTGCGGACCGCGTGAAATGGGAGCATATTCAGCGTGTTTATGAACTGTGTGATCGCAATGTCTCTGAGACTGCACGCAGGCTTAACATGCACCGCCGAACACTGCAGCGAATTCTTGCAAAACGCTCTCCTCAATAG
- a CDS encoding transglutaminase-like cysteine peptidase: protein MFRIIGLISIAFGFLVMEPVVSSADAQPRAGLFGSREIRSKSMKSFDKWTDLWRRHNLSLTEEMPEQESTVEQNCRGRDRLRCGKAAWEEFIASQEGAEPLEMIKAVNQYMNRYPYIVDPVNWGLPDYWATPDEFFLKDGDCEDYAISKYVTLKRLGVAPESMRLVILQDQNLRVAHAILAIDYEGEYLVLDNQVDAVLPDSKILHYRPVYSINETAWWLHQVKKFGR, encoded by the coding sequence ATGTTCCGAATTATAGGCTTAATAAGTATTGCTTTTGGTTTTCTGGTTATGGAACCAGTTGTTTCCTCGGCAGATGCCCAGCCCCGTGCAGGCTTGTTTGGTAGCCGGGAAATACGCTCCAAAAGCATGAAGTCTTTTGATAAATGGACTGATTTGTGGCGTCGACATAACCTTTCTTTGACCGAAGAAATGCCGGAGCAAGAAAGCACAGTAGAGCAAAACTGCAGAGGTAGAGACCGCTTGCGGTGTGGTAAAGCAGCGTGGGAAGAATTTATCGCTTCTCAAGAAGGAGCTGAACCTCTGGAGATGATCAAAGCGGTTAATCAATATATGAACCGTTATCCATACATCGTAGACCCAGTTAACTGGGGGCTTCCTGATTACTGGGCTACACCAGACGAGTTTTTCCTGAAAGACGGGGACTGTGAAGATTATGCGATTAGCAAATATGTAACGCTGAAGCGCTTAGGGGTTGCCCCAGAATCCATGCGGCTAGTGATATTGCAGGACCAAAACCTTCGGGTCGCGCATGCTATTCTTGCCATAGATTATGAAGGTGAATATCTGGTTTTAGATAATCAGGTGGATGCTGTATTGCCTGATAGCAAGATTTTGCATTACCGACCAGTTTACTCAATTAATGAAACAGCTTGGTGGCTTCATCAGGTGAAAAAATTTGGTAGATAA